GTCAGCAGCGCGGGGTGCGCGCCGCCGGGTCCGAGGGGGCCCTGCATGTCGAGCAGGACGTTCTCCGGCTTGACGTCGCGGTGCACGACCCCGGCCGCGTGGGCGGCGGCCAGCGCGTCGGCGACATCGGCGGTGATCGCCACCGCCGCCTCGGGGGCCAGCCTGCGTTCCCGGTCCAGGCGGGTGCGCAGGTCCGTGCCGCGTACGAGGTCCATGACGAGGGCCAGGTCGTTGCCGTCGACCACGAGGTCGCGCACCGAGACGATGTGGGGGTGGTCCAGGCCGAGCAGCGCCGTGCGCTCCTGGACGAACCGGCCCACCAGTTCCTGGTCGGACGCGAGGTCCTCGCGCAGCAGCTTGACGGCCACGGGCCCCTCGGGGCCCTCGCCCAGCCACACCGTGCCGGCGCTGCCCCGTCCCAGGACCTGGTGCGCGGTGTACCGACTGCCGATCTTCCGTGCCAAGGCTGCTCCGCTCGCTCCAACGGTCCGCGTGTTGTCGCCAAAACTACGCGTCGCGGGAGCCGGCCTTCACCCGGGCGACGGAAATCACCCGGTGGGTGTCGACAAATCCCCAAGGTCGGAGCGCCGGACGGCACCCGGGCTGTGCCCCGGGTGCCGTCCGGTGTGCAGTGCGAGGAGCTAGTTCGAACCCAGGTCCTTCACCCAGTCCGCGGTGGACGAGGCCCAGTCGCGCAGCTGGTGCCAGTAGCCCTTGCCGTCGCCGATCCAGTCCTGGAGCGGGCTCAGCTCCCAGACGAGCCAGCTCGCGACGACCAGGATGACGAGCGTGAACAGGCATCCCTTGAGGCAGCCGAGGCCCGGGATCTTCATCGGGTTGGCGCCGCGCTGCCGCGGTGCCCTCGGCTCGCGCTCGGGGCGGGGCGCGGGGCGCTGCGGCTCCGGGGCGTAGCGCTGGGGCTGGTGCTGGGGCGCGGGGGCGTACTGCTGCGGCTGCGGGGTCTCGCGGCGGCGCTGGGGCGCCCGCTGGGGGGCGTACCGCTGCTGTCCGGGCGGCTGCTGCGGTTGCTGCTGTTGCGGGTAGCCGTAGCCGTCCTGCGGGGGCGGCTGCCGGCGCGGCTGCTGCTGGGGGCGGGCGACCTGGCGCTGCGGGCGGCGGCGCAGCGGGTCCTCGTTCGGGTCGAGGTACTGGACCTGGGTCTGGTCGTTGCGGTCGCGGGCCGCGCGGAGCTGGGTCTGCCAGGGATGCGGCTGCTCGGGTCCGCCCGCGTCGCCCTGCTGTCCGGGTCCGCCCGGCGGCACCGGGGGCAGGACGGCGGTCGGGTCGGCGGCGCCGGTCTGCGGCAGGACGGCGGTGGGGTCGGCGGCCCCGGCGCCGGAGGTGTGCGGGAGGACGCTGGTGGCGCCGTTGGGGTCGTAGCCGTTCGGGAGGGTGGGATCGCGGTGGAAGCCGCCCGGGTCCTGGGCGCCCGGCGTGTGCGGCAGAACCTGGGGGGGGTCGGCGGCGCCGGGCGTGCCGGGTACGGGCGCCGGGGCGAGGTCGGGGCCGAGGAGGGCGCCGACGCCCTCGGCGGCGGCGATCGCCGCGGAGTTCGCGTGCACGCCGACGCCGTCGGCGACGACCCGCAGGGCGTGCGCCAGGTTCTCGGCGCTGGGGCGCTGGTCCGGGTTCTTGCGCAGGCAGCGCTCGATCACCGTCCACAGCGGGTCCGGCACGGTGGAGGGGCGGCGCGGCTCGGCGCTCAGGTGCTGGTGCAGCACTTCGAGGGCGCTGCCGCCGCCGAACGGGGGGCGGCCGGTGACCAGCTCGTAGAGCATGATCCCGGCGCCGTAGATGTCCACGGCGGAGGTCTGCGGGCGGCCCTCGGCGGACTCCGGCGCGATGTACGCGGGCGTGCCGACGAACTCCTGGGTGCGGGTCAGGCCCGGGGAGTCGGCGAGGCGGGCGATGCCGAAGTCGGTGAGCATCGGGTGCATCTCGCCGCCGGTCTGCTTCAGCAGGACGTTGGCGGGCTTGAGGTCGCGGTGGACCACGCCGTCGGCGTGGCTGGCGGCGAGCGCGTCGGCGACCTGGGCGGTCAGCAGGGCGGCGGCGACGGGGGTGAGGGGACCGTTCTCCCGCAGGTAGCGGTGGAGGTCGGGGCCGTCGACGAGGTCCATGACGAGGGCGAGCAGATCGCCCTCGACGACCAGGTCCCGCACCCGGACGATGTTCGGGTGGGTCAGCCGGAGCAGGACGGAGCGCTCCCGCAGGAAGCGCATCACGATGTCCGGGTCGCTCGCGAGCTCCTCCTTGAGGACCTTGATCGCGACGGTCTCGCCCGGCCGGCCGGCGACGGCCGCCTCGGAGCCCGCGGTCTCGCGCTGGCTCGCACGCCACACCGTGCCCGTGGCGCCGCGTCCGAGCGGCTCCTCGAGCAGGTACTTGCTGCCTACCGGCCGCACGTCATGGGCTCCCTGCTGATCGGGGTGTCTGGTCCGTACACCGCTGTCCACACACCGTTGTCCACCTCGCGCACCGTGCTGTTCCGGGCTTCGGGCCCCGGTCCGGGACCCCGGCTCCGGGTTCCGGGTGTTCCGACCCACTGTAGTGCGGTGCCGGGTGGCACCGGGTTGTCAAGCCCTCGCCGTGGCCGTGGGGCTCCGGCGCCCTCGCGCAGGGGTACGGGCCTGCCGCCGTGCGCGTTCGACGGGAAGACGCTCGGTTCGCGACGGTTGGTTGCCCGGCCCTGGCGTGAGCGGTCCGCAGTCGATCGCAAGC
The DNA window shown above is from Streptomyces sp. NBC_00670 and carries:
- a CDS encoding serine/threonine-protein kinase, whose product is MRPVGSKYLLEEPLGRGATGTVWRASQRETAGSEAAVAGRPGETVAIKVLKEELASDPDIVMRFLRERSVLLRLTHPNIVRVRDLVVEGDLLALVMDLVDGPDLHRYLRENGPLTPVAAALLTAQVADALAASHADGVVHRDLKPANVLLKQTGGEMHPMLTDFGIARLADSPGLTRTQEFVGTPAYIAPESAEGRPQTSAVDIYGAGIMLYELVTGRPPFGGGSALEVLHQHLSAEPRRPSTVPDPLWTVIERCLRKNPDQRPSAENLAHALRVVADGVGVHANSAAIAAAEGVGALLGPDLAPAPVPGTPGAADPPQVLPHTPGAQDPGGFHRDPTLPNGYDPNGATSVLPHTSGAGAADPTAVLPQTGAADPTAVLPPVPPGGPGQQGDAGGPEQPHPWQTQLRAARDRNDQTQVQYLDPNEDPLRRRPQRQVARPQQQPRRQPPPQDGYGYPQQQQPQQPPGQQRYAPQRAPQRRRETPQPQQYAPAPQHQPQRYAPEPQRPAPRPEREPRAPRQRGANPMKIPGLGCLKGCLFTLVILVVASWLVWELSPLQDWIGDGKGYWHQLRDWASSTADWVKDLGSN